One window from the genome of [Clostridium] celerecrescens 18A encodes:
- a CDS encoding aromatic acid exporter family protein, whose amino-acid sequence MDKEKIIKSIKIAAAAVLAITIAAELGLKYSATAGIITVLSIQNTKRETIKSARNRTLAFVCALILAAASFRLLGFTLFAFAWYLLLFALLCLYADWGEAIAMDSVLITHFLSERSMSAPLIGNEIALFLIGTTVGVLVNMHLRKKEKVFQKLADDVDSQIKGILSRMSHWLMEEDKSGYNPDCLIQLKESLYLARTCALNNYNNALWKKDSYEVDYIQMRQQQSMVLQEIYENIKSITCLPRQAKQVALLFEGIEQGYHRENTAEGLLNNLDLLFQDLKSHELPSNREEFEARAILFYLLKQTKKLLMIKREFILAHPK is encoded by the coding sequence ATGGATAAAGAAAAGATCATTAAAAGCATTAAAATTGCCGCCGCCGCTGTGTTGGCAATTACCATTGCAGCGGAGCTAGGTTTAAAATATTCTGCTACGGCGGGCATCATCACGGTGCTCAGCATCCAGAATACCAAGAGAGAAACCATTAAAAGCGCCAGAAACCGGACGCTGGCCTTTGTGTGCGCGTTAATACTTGCTGCCGCTTCCTTCCGTCTTTTGGGTTTTACTCTTTTTGCATTTGCCTGGTACCTTTTATTATTCGCCCTGCTTTGCCTGTATGCGGACTGGGGGGAAGCAATTGCCATGGATTCTGTCCTCATCACTCATTTTCTGTCCGAGCGGTCCATGTCTGCGCCTCTCATAGGAAATGAAATTGCCCTGTTCCTGATCGGCACTACGGTTGGGGTTCTGGTCAATATGCATCTTCGGAAAAAGGAAAAAGTATTTCAGAAACTGGCAGACGATGTGGATTCACAGATAAAGGGGATCTTAAGCCGCATGTCCCACTGGCTGATGGAGGAAGATAAAAGTGGATATAACCCGGATTGTCTGATACAGCTAAAGGAAAGCCTTTACCTGGCCAGAACATGCGCGCTTAATAATTACAATAATGCCCTTTGGAAAAAGGATTCTTATGAAGTGGATTATATCCAGATGCGCCAGCAGCAAAGCATGGTGCTTCAGGAAATCTATGAAAATATCAAGAGCATCACCTGCCTGCCCAGACAGGCAAAGCAGGTGGCACTTCTTTTTGAAGGAATTGAACAGGGGTATCACAGAGAAAATACGGCAGAAGGTCTTTTAAATAATTTAGACCTTTTGTTTCAGGATTTAAAAAGTCATGAGCTTCCTTCTAACCGGGAGGAATTTGAGGCAAGGGCGATCCTGTTCTATCTTTTAAAGCAGACAAAAAAACTGCTGATGATAAAGAGGGAATTCATTTTAGCTCATCCTAAATAA
- a CDS encoding YehS family protein, which produces MDNNDILIRLRYAMDIKDTDMIEIFKLGGITITKEGVRRLLAKPQADISDSGEQKAIADKNRDICNDFMLESFLNGYIIFKRGKQETKPGEPEKQVFMVKDHRSVNNVLLKKVKIALSLTGDDMLDIFKSVGINLSNGELSALLRREGQRNYKECQDRYVRNFLKGLAIRYR; this is translated from the coding sequence GTGGATAACAACGATATATTAATAAGATTGCGGTATGCGATGGATATTAAAGATACGGATATGATTGAAATATTCAAACTGGGTGGAATCACGATTACAAAGGAAGGGGTCCGAAGGCTTCTGGCAAAGCCCCAAGCCGATATAAGTGATTCCGGCGAGCAAAAGGCAATTGCTGATAAAAACAGGGACATCTGCAATGATTTTATGCTGGAATCCTTTTTAAACGGTTACATTATTTTTAAACGGGGAAAGCAGGAAACAAAGCCGGGAGAGCCGGAAAAGCAGGTGTTCATGGTGAAGGATCACCGATCCGTCAATAATGTCCTGCTTAAGAAAGTTAAAATTGCCCTGTCCCTCACCGGGGATGACATGCTTGATATTTTTAAGTCTGTTGGAATTAATCTGTCCAACGGTGAATTAAGTGCACTTTTGCGAAGGGAAGGGCAGCGCAATTATAAGGAATGCCAGGACCGGTATGTGAGAAATTTCTTAAAAGGCCTTGCAATCAGATACAGATAG